Below is a genomic region from Helianthus annuus cultivar XRQ/B chromosome 2, HanXRQr2.0-SUNRISE, whole genome shotgun sequence.
TCAGTTCACTGTAAATGAGTCATGCACTCAAGCCACTCGTGAATGAATCGAGCTGAGCTTAAATGAGTTTGAGTTTGAGCGCCTAAAAATAAGCGTTTTTAATAAACCAAGCTCGAGCTGGCTCGTGAGTCTATAAattatatatgtattttttataatatttattagATATAAATcatgataaaaataaataaataatatatatattatgttatgtataaaaattataaataaaatatataaattaattaatatataataaacGAGCCAAGTTCAGCTTGAAGAACTACTCACGAGCCGAGCTTTAGAATTAGAACTTGAGCTCAggctgggcttgtttacacccctagttgCGAGTTGTGACCAATGAAACAGAAACCGATCTTTTTTGTTTCTTGTGCTTGAATCTTTGATTGTATTTTTTTCAATTTCCGCAGGTGCATGAGTGTGCCAATGGCATGAACTTCAAGTCCAAATTGCAGGCCAAGCACTTGGATATATTGCAGTCACCATGGTTGATTGAATTAGTAGCTTTTTGTATCAATCTTAATGATTCAGACAGTAGTTTAACTTCTGATGAGCTTTTTGGTCCACTCTCTATTGATCTCAACTTAACCAGTGAAGGCTCTGTACTCACTTTGGTTCTTCTAGGATCCGAAAAACTGGATTGCAGTCTCATCTGCCCGATTTGCTTGGTACGCCCTTAATCCGAACATGAACATATATATTTCCACAAATTCCATGTTACATAATGATGATGGTAATCATTGATCATGAAGGATAGTATGTCTTATATTTATATAAGAGTAAAATGTGACTTTCGTCCcagaggtttggccagttttgcgattttcgtccaaaggtttgttttattgcgtctggatccaaaaggtttgaaatttttccattttcatccggctcgttaactccgtccatttttctccgttaagtcaggggtatttctgtcttttttgttaacttaaagggcaattgtattcggtctttttacatgaAGTGAAAAAaaccgaattgcccttttagttagcaaagaagacggaaatacccctgacttaacagagaacaatggatggagttaaggagctagatgaaaatggcaagatttcaaaccttttggattcagatgcggaaaaacaaacctttgaacgaaaGTTGCAAattagccaaacctcagggacgaaaatgacaatttacttTGAATCGTTCAAGTATCGTAATGTTCGCTTGTTGATTCAGGATCTTGTTTTCCAACCATATGCTTTGAGCTGTGGGCATATATTTTGCAAGTCTTGTGCTTGCTTAGCAGCTCGCGTTTTGATCATTGAAGGGCTCAAGTATGCGAGCTCGGATTCCAAGTGTCCAGTTTGCAGAGAGGTTAGTACAACTTTTAATCACATAAACCTTTAAGGTGGTGGCGCAATGTTAAGCGCTCGAGTCCGTCTAGCAGAGGTATAAGGTTCAACACTTCAACCCCCCTTGAAGGTCACCTGCTTAGTGCAAGTGGTGTTTTACCTGAACCAATTTGTTAACATGGTATTAGTAGGTCCCGAGTTTTCTGGTAACAGGTTCTCATGTATATATAAAAGATATACttttaatcacagaaagtcagcAAACTAACATATGTCACCTTTGTTATAtgtattataaatatatatatttaactatGAAAAAGTATAATTCAGTAATCGATAAAATATGTCATGTTAGGTTAAAATTTTGTCAAAAACACTGCAGTTGCCCTTTGATTTGTATCTTTGTAATTGCAGAGTGGAGTGTATGATAAACCAGTGTGCATGTCTGAACTAGGTTTGCTCTTACAACAAAGGTAAATGTGattcttttcattttttaattttttatttttaattttgtgGGGTAAAACGGTTTTTTATTTATTCAATAAATTACAAGATAattagccactttatttaagttCTTACTTTACGAGGATAATGTGTGTGCAGATCACTAGATCAACCATTTATTCTAGATTTTTCTTGAATCTATATTGAAACTAAGTAAGCATGTGGTTTTATATATAACAAATTCagtaaaaaaaaacacataaataaGTAAGCATGTGGTTTTATTTATAacaaactaggttagaaccccgtgtaatacacgggttgaataaatgtaattttatatatcaaataataaaaaaatatatatatttttaaaacctcgtttattacacagattgaataaatgtaattttatataccaaataataaaaaaatatatctttaaaaatctcatttattacatgagttgaataaatgtaattttatatattaaataataaaaagttatttCTGTAAGAACTCTGTATATTGTACAAGTTgagtaaattttattttatatattaaataatgaaaaaagttacatttttaagaacctcgtgtattgtatgggttgagcacatgtaattttatataccaatcaataaaaagttatatcttattatatatttataaaccttgtgtattataaaacttttggactaaactgacaaaatggcctaaaacacagggagtaaaatggcatttaactctttacattatattaatttataattttaaaatctaataaatatttcaaaagattatattatctcctatacaaattgtttaaatttaattttataagtatcttttaattaatattaattatctataattaagtaggagataaagatgagaaaactaaaaaatagatggctccaaTGAATGATATATGTCCCAAAGTTTGtttcttttagagtaaattacaagttttgtcctttatgtttgtcccaaatttcaggcgctgtcctttacctttaaaattgatgagttttgtccttaatgttttcaaatcttgcatgttatgtcctttagggcaaatccagttaattttttttgttaaaactgatcatgtgcaaggcacatgagggcattttagtctttttagcTCATTTATTTAAtagtatttaaaaaataaaacaaaataattaaaagtattattattattttaactatatatatataacctccatcaccaccacccttcACCACCACCGGCACcctccaccgccaccgccaccgccaccaccctcCACCGCCACTACCACCCTCCTCTGCTCACTACTACTTGcatcaaaaacccccaaaaataaaaaaacctaaataccaaatcaaaaacccccaaaaatccCCAAAACCAAAAATATCAAAAACCCCCAACAACAATTGATGATCAAGAGAAAAAAATCTATAGCAGCGGTTTCACTCGAATGGATTGCCAACAAGAATTGGTCGGTTGCCGACCAGAGGTCATCATCCAGAATCATCTGGTCATCATCCAGGCAAAGAACGACGCCACCACCTCTGTTTGGTTTGTTTGAAACGAGGTTCGTGAAATCGGAATCTTCAATCGTTGAAAGAGAATTCAGGTACGTGTAAACCTTTGGATAGAACAGATTcagcaccaccgccaccacctctgttcaccacaaccaccacctctGTTCACCTAAACAATCGGTCAACACTTTACACCCTAAACCCGCACCTCTACTACCACCCATCGGACCGTCGTCCTTCACCACCGTCACACCCATCACAACCTCTCTATCACCATCGTCGATCCACCATCACCAAAAACAAAATAACCAGATCTCATTCTACCAAATTCTTACCCAAATAGCTATTAATCTTCAACAGAGACCTTAGATCGATGATGTTCTTGTTGATCCAAACGCCCTTTTTGCTAAGATCTGTTATCGTCACATCCCCTAAATCGATGATGTTCTTGTTGATCGAGTCCCAAATCGATTGCATCAGGTGGCCGGAAAATTGCAGGAGGGGGTGAAGTTTGGTTGGTTTTGTTCAGGTGGCCGGAAATCGATGATCTTCttgcaggaggtgatgatggtggtggttgtggtggctgGGAACGATGAGAGAGATCAGATTAGAGAGATAAGACAgaaagttagagagagagagagagtgcagaaggtaattatatttatttatttttacaaatAGTCCCTATCTATATATATTATTTACATAATAACCCCTGAAATGgtgaaattacaaaaatgtcctcatgtgccttgcacatgatcagttttagcaaaaaaaattaactgggtttgccctaaaggacataacgtgcaagatttgaaaacattaaggacaaaacccatcaattttaaaggtaaaggacagcgcctgaaatttgggacaaacataaaggacaaaacttgtaatttactctttcttttattatatagtataaattcaaataaataatattataaatgagaaggagattaaactaaataataattatccatgagatattaaactaataatatttagtaggagggttatctataattaattaaaatagattaaactaaaataataattatatataagAAATtatctaatatgatgacaagtgtccccaaAGTAAAGATTCAGTAAAAAAGCACATAAGTAATGAGTAATATGCCTTTATAATTTTAAAGAGACTAACATACCATTGTATTGATATACAAAAAAGCAACTATATAATTTAACCCATAGTCATTTTTTGCTTCCTGGAAAAAATCATTTGTATTCATATCTCAATTTCAAAAATTCTCAAgattaagattttttttttagtgGTCCTTaaccacacccccccccccctcctttCGTCAAATTTCAAATATATTTGAATTCATTAGTTGGATTCGTGAGACGATTCCTTGTTTTGGGATCTTTTATCTTGGTTTTAAATCATTGGGTCTAGACATTACTTCGGCGTTTCTTAATCCTTTCAAAATGGTAGCAACATACCCCTTTTGTGATTTCTTTCTATCAAAGAATCATACCGATGTTTGATTTGTGTGCTATACATTGTGGATCGAAAAAGTTTTAGCCGTTCCAACAAATTTTTTTGAATTGAAAATTTGTTGGAATCGAATCTTTTGATTTTGTATATCAAAGATATACTTACGAAGCTATTCCAATTTATTTTCAATGTAAAACCTAGCTTATTTATGTTATTTTATGATATTCTACCATGTTTCCAAACACGTACTTGTGTGACCTGTACATACATTATCCATAAAAAAATATTTCTAAAGCTAACTAGAAAATGATTTATTTTTTGTTATAATTTTATTTCTAACTTTTTTTAATCTTACATTTGTGTGTTTCTAAAAAGAAGTTCTAGATAATGTTTATTGTATTATGTGAAAAATGAGAGTGAAACTTATAGCCAATTTTCTATATTATTATTAAGTTCAAATTCAATTAAACTTTAAAATGATGAATATATATGTGATTATTTTCCATATATGTGTAATTAAGTTCAAATGAAGCTATAGATTCATTTAAGTTCATATGTCTacttatatattaatattaatatgatAAAGGAAGCATGAAATTATAATTTCCTAGATTTAAGTAAGCTACATATTCATATTGCTTAGTTGAGCTCCAATTTAATCATTTTTTGTTGAAGATATTAGCTTCTATAACTTTCTGTTATTATTCATTAAGAATATTCTAACTGCAAATTGATTGTGACTTTGAATTTAAAACCATGTATACACTGTCTATAGTGTATACACCATGACTTTGGTTAATGTTACCCTACAAGCACATgcactttttttttaaatcacaaATAAACCACCATTTTATCATTTTGGTCACACTTGGATTGTTTTGACCAAATCCTACATAAACTAATTGTTACTTTAATCAATTAGTTTGACTTCTCAAGAGAAAGTCAACATATCTAAAGAGGGTGGATGAGAACACATAATAATAAAGAGACATTGTAAATTTTCAATGTTTGATTCTATATGTTACAAATCAGCATGAACTAATTCTTGCTTGGTAGAAACAAGAAAACTATCGAAAAACAGATGAGAATCGTAGAAAACAAAACCCTCAGAAAAAATCAGGACTCGTTtgttagaaaaggaaaaaaataatttAGAGAAAATTATGGATTCCTCAACATCATCTCCATATTTAAGTCTTTCCTTTTTTATTCGTTCTTGTAAAGCCTATAAATAAAGGCTCGTTTTTCCTGTTTTGTATGCAAGATCTATGCAATGTAGTCTTCAATTTTCAACATCGTTAACTTGACACTATGAACTATTTCAACATCCATGACTCTCCAATGGTATAGAGTAATTTTCTTGAAATTTAGCAACCTATAATATATCTTGAAGATTTGTTATCTATCAATATATCAATTAGGCGAGTCTCGATGAGGATTTGAAACTTTTGGTAAGATTTTCAACTTACCCTAATCTTATGTTATTGTGTTCAATTTCGAGTGATTGTGTGAGATCTAGTACGTATTACAAACACAAATATTCTTTACCTGGCTCGTAATCTTCACTTATAATCTTCGGCTAAAGTGTCGCAAACCAATTTAACGACAATGACATTCATTTTTCAAAccataatcgaggtttaaaacatGACCAATTTCATTTACTACCACTAACCACTTACATGTATTCCCTAATTTTAGCCAGACAAACAACACTAAACATGTTAGgaattattaatatattattttctAAAATAAGATACATAACATTAAACAACAAAGTTGAGTTTAATAAACTTTGATCTGATAATTTGACTTCTGTTGACTATACAACATTCATAACATATCCTAACATCAATAATTGAAAATCTCATTCATTATAACAAATAATTGAGAACATGACAACCTTCGCATAGTCATGGGTCACCTACACCTCCCTTTCCTAACCGCATGACACCTCACGACCATCGGCTATCATGACTACCTAGATGTGACCCCTAGGCTATGTCGTCCCACGCTATTTCCCAACATACCTACACCCATCTCATGGTCACTCGAAAATAACGTGGCACCTAACTCGTCTAGCATATTAAGCCTTCATGTCAATACCACACTTTCTACCCGCGCTCCCTATACATAAATCCTTATTAACCTACGACAACGCAGGACTAATATAGTACATTTAATAAAAATGGGACTTGGGTCCTGGTGCTTAGACCTTGTGTGGTGAATGCATTTGATCAATGTGGTTATATAAACGTAAGCTTTTAGCTCTT
It encodes:
- the LOC110924951 gene encoding probable E3 ubiquitin-protein ligase BAH1-like 1 isoform X2; the protein is MMTKMIAIKSFLINTVIVSVKPCFADDQEQLLNKGLKLIQFAVMNAIALRKILKKYDKVHECANGMNFKSKLQAKHLDILQSPWLIELVAFCINLNDSDSSLTSDELFGPLSIDLNLTSEGSVLTLVLLGSEKLDCSLICPICLDLVFQPYALSCGHIFCKSCACLAARVLIIEGLKYASSDSKCPVCRESGVYDKPVCMSELGLLLQQRCKEEYKERAIEERKILLKQTKEYWEMQTSHAMGL
- the LOC110924951 gene encoding probable E3 ubiquitin-protein ligase BAH1-like 1 isoform X3, producing MMTKMIAIKSFLINTVICFADDQEQLLNKGLKLIQFAVMNAIALRKILKKYDKVHECANGMNFKSKLQAKHLDILQSPWLIELVAFCINLNDSDSSLTSDELFGPLSIDLNLTSEGSVLTLVLLGSEKLDCSLICPICLDLVFQPYALSCGHIFCKSCACLAARVLIIEGLKYASSDSKCPVCRESGVYDKPVCMSELGLLLQQRCKEEYKERAIEERKILLKQTKEYWEMQTSHAMGL